Proteins from a genomic interval of Corynebacterium freiburgense:
- the mnmA gene encoding tRNA 2-thiouridine(34) synthase MnmA — MRVLAAMSGGVDSAVAAARAVAAGHDVVGVHLALARDPQAVRESSRGCCSLEDSADARRVCDHLGIPFYVWDFSERFQADVIDDFISSYEAGETPNPCLRCNEKIKFTALLERGIALGFDAVATGHYARLVQPVDGGDGYLRRAIDPDKDQSYVLGVLGAEEISRCMFPVGDTLKPDIRKEAAELGFSVASKPDSYDICFIPDGNTQAFLGRHIGMRPGMIIDQDGVPLREHRGVHEFTIGQRKGLDLRNPAADGRPRYVTDIDAATGTVTVGPRERLAVSTIHADRLKFLHPAMNGEFDCIVQVRAHGGIVPCRAHVRESEMTLTLEQPLSGVARGQAAVLYLPDSGGDIVLGSGTICGTEH, encoded by the coding sequence ATGCGGGTACTTGCGGCAATGAGCGGCGGTGTTGACTCTGCGGTAGCGGCGGCACGTGCCGTTGCTGCTGGTCATGACGTGGTGGGTGTTCATCTTGCACTCGCCAGAGATCCGCAGGCGGTACGGGAATCTTCCCGCGGTTGCTGCTCTTTAGAGGACTCTGCAGATGCCCGGCGGGTCTGCGATCACCTAGGCATTCCTTTTTATGTTTGGGATTTTTCGGAACGCTTTCAAGCGGACGTGATCGATGACTTTATTTCCTCCTATGAGGCGGGTGAAACTCCGAATCCGTGCCTCCGCTGCAACGAAAAAATCAAGTTTACTGCCTTGCTTGAGCGTGGGATAGCACTTGGATTCGATGCGGTAGCTACCGGGCATTACGCTCGCCTTGTGCAACCAGTTGACGGTGGAGATGGGTACCTTCGGCGTGCTATTGACCCCGATAAAGATCAATCGTATGTTCTAGGTGTTCTTGGGGCCGAGGAAATTTCCCGTTGCATGTTCCCCGTTGGCGATACCCTTAAGCCAGATATTCGTAAAGAGGCGGCAGAACTTGGTTTCTCTGTGGCGTCAAAACCAGATTCTTACGATATTTGCTTTATTCCTGATGGCAATACCCAGGCGTTCCTCGGCCGCCATATAGGTATGCGCCCCGGCATGATTATTGATCAAGATGGCGTTCCACTGCGTGAACACCGGGGCGTACATGAGTTCACAATCGGGCAGCGAAAGGGCTTAGATTTACGGAACCCTGCCGCTGATGGCAGACCTCGCTATGTTACGGATATCGACGCCGCGACCGGCACCGTCACCGTGGGCCCCAGGGAACGCCTTGCGGTATCAACAATTCATGCAGATCGTCTGAAATTCCTCCATCCTGCAATGAATGGTGAGTTCGATTGTATTGTGCAAGTTCGTGCACATGGCGGCATCGTGCCATGTCGTGCGCACGTGCGGGAAAGTGAGATGACGCTAACCCTTGAGCAACCATTATCTGGTGTTGCCCGCGGCCAAGCAGCTGTGCTTTATCTTCCCGATAGTGGTGGTGATATTGTGCTAGGCTCCGGTACGATCTGCGGGACTGAACACTAG
- a CDS encoding electron transfer flavoprotein subunit beta/FixA family protein has product MPTIVVLVKNVPDTWSTKTLNPDFTLHREGVDEIIDEINEYAVEQALQIKEAHEGFKVVALSVGPERAETALRKALAMGADHAVLVTDPALKGSDALGTAWTLTNAINTIEDVQLIIMGNASSDGSTGALPGMIAEYRQLPALTNVRQIAVQGTEITAIRESHEGEYHIQSTLPALVSVTEKSGKPRFPNFKGLMAAKKAEIRHLALSDIGVAAEQVGLAHAATAVQSAETRPERTQGEIIRGSDSAARIIEFLAAQKLI; this is encoded by the coding sequence ATGCCCACAATTGTGGTTTTGGTGAAAAACGTTCCGGACACATGGTCAACAAAGACATTGAATCCGGATTTCACTTTGCACCGCGAAGGTGTAGACGAGATTATCGACGAAATTAACGAATATGCCGTCGAACAAGCATTACAAATTAAAGAAGCTCATGAAGGTTTTAAAGTAGTTGCACTCAGTGTAGGGCCAGAACGGGCTGAAACTGCGCTACGAAAAGCTTTGGCCATGGGTGCGGACCATGCAGTGCTTGTTACCGACCCAGCTTTGAAAGGCTCCGATGCGCTCGGGACCGCTTGGACGCTTACTAATGCAATTAATACTATTGAAGATGTACAACTCATTATTATGGGTAATGCTTCTTCGGATGGCTCAACTGGTGCGCTGCCGGGCATGATTGCAGAGTATCGACAACTACCAGCGCTAACGAACGTTCGCCAGATAGCAGTCCAGGGAACTGAAATAACAGCTATTCGCGAATCTCATGAAGGCGAATACCATATCCAATCCACGCTGCCAGCGTTAGTTTCTGTAACGGAAAAATCTGGGAAGCCACGATTCCCTAATTTCAAAGGCCTTATGGCCGCAAAGAAAGCCGAAATACGCCACCTTGCATTAAGCGATATTGGTGTGGCCGCTGAACAGGTTGGCTTAGCCCACGCGGCAACCGCGGTGCAATCTGCGGAAACCCGACCGGAACGCACCCAGGGTGAAATCATTCGGGGCAGTGATTCCGCTGCGCGTATTATTGAATTCCTCGCCGCCCAAAAACTGATTTAG
- a CDS encoding MFS transporter, producing the protein MATRNERLDELPVTHQHRRMLGIAGIGWALDAMDIGLISFVMAALTIHWHLSPTEISLLGSIGFLGMAFGATLGGLLADRFGRRNIFAFSMLVYGIATGASALATSLIILLIFRFIVGIGLGAELPVASTYISEFSPRNVRGRMVVLLEAFWALGWILAAIIGTTIVTSSEQGWRWALALGTIPALYSMVIRRGLPESVRFLELRGRHNEAETIVRKFEQSAAKLIPKTQPPAKTPEHTDIASQSIWSQPLRTRTAALWTIWFCINLSYYGAFIWIPSILVAQGFDLIRSFQFTLIITLAQLPGYACAAYFIEHWGRRATLTTFLIGSALAAACYGMATTPITIIAAGCLLSFFNLGAWGALYAIGPELYPTALRGSGTGAAAGFGRIASIIAPLIVPPLLVFGGSPLLFALFGVSFLIAAFASWLLPEHKQQALH; encoded by the coding sequence ATGGCAACCCGAAATGAACGCCTCGATGAACTACCGGTAACTCACCAGCACCGCCGCATGCTTGGCATTGCCGGAATCGGTTGGGCTCTCGACGCCATGGACATCGGTCTTATCTCCTTTGTTATGGCTGCCCTCACCATCCACTGGCACCTTAGCCCCACCGAAATTTCACTTTTGGGTTCGATCGGTTTTCTGGGTATGGCCTTCGGCGCCACCCTTGGTGGACTCCTTGCAGACCGCTTTGGCCGCCGAAATATTTTTGCATTTTCAATGCTTGTCTACGGTATCGCGACCGGCGCATCTGCCCTTGCTACAAGCTTGATTATCTTGCTGATATTTCGGTTTATTGTAGGCATTGGACTCGGCGCCGAATTACCTGTTGCCTCCACCTATATTTCGGAATTTTCCCCCAGAAATGTTCGCGGTCGTATGGTTGTACTACTTGAAGCATTTTGGGCACTCGGCTGGATCCTTGCTGCCATAATCGGTACGACAATCGTCACCAGTAGCGAACAAGGGTGGCGTTGGGCGCTCGCACTGGGCACTATTCCGGCGCTATATTCCATGGTAATCCGTCGTGGCTTACCAGAATCAGTTCGATTCCTAGAACTCCGTGGCCGCCATAACGAAGCTGAAACAATAGTTCGGAAATTCGAACAATCTGCGGCGAAGCTTATTCCGAAAACTCAGCCACCCGCCAAAACCCCAGAACACACAGACATAGCAAGCCAGTCAATCTGGTCCCAACCACTACGTACACGAACTGCCGCACTTTGGACCATCTGGTTTTGTATTAACCTCTCCTATTACGGTGCATTTATTTGGATTCCCTCAATTTTGGTCGCCCAAGGTTTTGACCTTATCCGATCATTTCAATTCACATTGATTATTACTCTTGCGCAACTTCCCGGGTATGCCTGCGCCGCTTATTTCATCGAACATTGGGGGCGCCGCGCAACACTTACCACGTTCCTTATAGGCTCTGCCCTTGCTGCGGCATGTTATGGCATGGCCACAACACCAATAACTATTATTGCTGCTGGCTGTTTGCTTTCGTTTTTTAATCTCGGTGCGTGGGGCGCACTTTACGCTATTGGCCCCGAGCTATACCCCACCGCCCTGCGAGGTTCTGGAACTGGTGCCGCAGCTGGTTTTGGGCGGATCGCATCAATTATTGCTCCGCTCATTGTGCCGCCACTGTTGGTGTTTGGTGGTTCTCCGCTGCTATTTGCCCTGTTTGGTGTTTCGTTTTTAATTGCGGCATTTGCTTCTTGGTTACTGCCAGAACATAAGCAACAAGCACTCCATTAA
- a CDS encoding cysteine desulfurase family protein: MTYLDHAATTPMRDIARDAWLAASSMLNPGGQYQSGRAARRALEEAREQIAELLDCERIEVIFTASGTEADNLAIRGLFAASPLRRIISTPIEHPAVMETVRALDADIDWLPVSHTGVVSSVEPLATPAALACCMWANNETGAVQPIQEIIAAAGGTPVHIDAVQAVGHIPVAFHGSGATTLAASAHKFGGPRGVGILLARRSPALTPVLTGGGQERGVRPGTVDVAGAVATAAALSEACSEMEAEAVRLAALRDTLREYICSHVDKVLVHTPEHALPGHLYVSFPGAEGDSLLMLFDAAGIECSTGSACSHGVNRPSDVLLAQGVAEPDARSAIRFTLGRTTTQADIDHVCANIVQIVERARIAGMA, encoded by the coding sequence ATGACCTATTTAGACCACGCCGCCACAACACCTATGCGGGATATTGCCCGTGATGCTTGGCTGGCGGCGTCGTCAATGTTAAATCCGGGGGGCCAATACCAATCCGGGAGGGCAGCCCGCCGTGCGCTTGAAGAAGCTCGCGAACAAATAGCCGAGCTTTTGGATTGTGAACGCATTGAAGTTATTTTTACGGCCTCCGGCACGGAAGCGGACAATCTAGCGATTCGTGGATTATTTGCTGCCTCGCCATTGCGTCGCATTATTTCCACACCAATCGAGCATCCCGCTGTAATGGAAACCGTGCGTGCACTTGATGCGGATATTGATTGGCTGCCGGTTTCTCATACGGGCGTGGTTTCGTCCGTGGAGCCATTAGCCACGCCAGCTGCGCTTGCATGTTGTATGTGGGCAAATAATGAAACGGGTGCGGTACAGCCAATCCAGGAAATAATTGCGGCAGCGGGCGGAACTCCTGTGCATATTGATGCCGTCCAGGCCGTTGGGCATATTCCGGTAGCGTTTCATGGCAGCGGTGCGACCACCCTTGCGGCAAGTGCACATAAATTCGGAGGGCCGCGCGGTGTTGGGATTCTTCTGGCACGCCGTTCCCCAGCGTTAACACCGGTATTAACTGGTGGTGGGCAAGAGCGTGGTGTGCGCCCGGGCACGGTCGATGTTGCAGGTGCAGTCGCTACCGCAGCCGCACTTTCGGAAGCTTGCTCGGAGATGGAAGCGGAAGCGGTTCGACTGGCAGCATTGCGGGACACCCTTCGCGAGTACATTTGTTCGCATGTGGATAAGGTGTTGGTCCATACTCCTGAACACGCACTTCCAGGGCATCTATATGTGTCGTTCCCGGGTGCCGAAGGAGATAGCCTCCTTATGCTTTTCGACGCCGCGGGCATTGAATGCTCCACCGGTTCGGCGTGCTCGCATGGTGTAAACCGTCCAAGCGATGTATTGCTTGCCCAAGGGGTTGCCGAGCCGGATGCTCGAAGTGCTATTCGTTTTACCCTTGGTCGAACCACAACCCAAGCCGATATCGATCATGTTTGTGCAAATATTGTCCAAATAGTTGAACGTGCCAGGATCGCTGGGATGGCCTAA
- a CDS encoding ABC transporter ATP-binding protein, whose product MRHDRDVNDFDPDLLVDFRGVTFVRGGKTLLGPVDWQVELDERWVIIGPNGAGKTTLVRLAAAEEYPSGGIAYIMGERVGKTDMRDLRTMIGMSSSALGNRIPADELVGDLVVSAGYAILGRWREDYEEMDFDQAYEILEQVGALHLRERTWGTLSEGERKRVLVARALMTNPELLILDEPGAGLDLGGREDLVGYLGVLAMDADAPAIVMITHHVEEIPDGFTHAMLLDEGKVVAQGLIDQVLTSENLTRAFHQPIQVDKIDGRFFARRLRPGGVHRKVSGEL is encoded by the coding sequence TTGAGACATGATAGAGATGTGAATGACTTTGATCCTGATCTTCTTGTAGATTTCCGAGGCGTAACATTTGTTCGAGGCGGAAAAACCCTCTTGGGGCCCGTCGATTGGCAGGTGGAATTAGATGAGCGTTGGGTAATTATTGGCCCGAATGGAGCCGGAAAAACCACGCTTGTTCGGCTGGCTGCGGCTGAAGAATATCCCTCAGGTGGTATTGCTTACATTATGGGGGAGCGGGTAGGAAAAACCGATATGCGGGACCTTCGCACTATGATCGGCATGTCTTCATCGGCGTTGGGCAATAGGATTCCGGCAGATGAATTAGTTGGTGATTTGGTGGTTTCCGCGGGGTATGCGATCCTTGGCCGATGGCGTGAAGACTATGAGGAAATGGATTTTGACCAAGCCTATGAAATTCTCGAACAAGTAGGCGCATTGCACCTTCGTGAGCGTACTTGGGGGACGCTGAGTGAAGGTGAGCGAAAACGAGTATTGGTTGCCCGCGCACTTATGACCAATCCGGAATTATTGATTCTTGATGAGCCCGGAGCAGGGTTGGATTTAGGTGGACGTGAGGACCTTGTTGGGTATTTAGGTGTCCTTGCTATGGATGCAGATGCCCCAGCAATCGTAATGATTACCCACCATGTCGAAGAGATTCCGGATGGTTTTACTCATGCCATGTTGCTTGATGAAGGCAAGGTAGTGGCGCAAGGTTTAATTGATCAGGTACTTACGAGCGAGAATCTCACCAGGGCATTCCACCAACCAATTCAAGTGGATAAGATCGATGGGCGGTTCTTTGCTCGCCGGTTGCGCCCAGGGGGTGTACACAGAAAGGTTTCGGGTGAGTTATAG
- a CDS encoding electron transfer flavoprotein subunit alpha/FixB family protein, with translation MSFAYIAVEHSGGELDPVTSELITAAKVFGAVSAVVVGTPGTAAALVPALTELGADQIVAAESDTVASRVVLPIVDALTLLASTNPAPIILAAHATGNEIAGRLAARLSSGVLCNVVDIHADRTATMSIFGDEITVLTAVGGASPIYTLRPGAKEANPQPAAGQLVSLELPATTTKDVTVTSFVPAVQSDRPELTQAKIVIAGGRGIGSAEGFQTIAEPLADALGGAVGATRDAVDNGYYPGAYQIGQTGVTVSPDLYIGLGISGAIQHKSGMQTSKTIIAINNDEDAPIFEIADLGVVGDLHEIVPQVVEELKRR, from the coding sequence ATGTCGTTTGCATATATCGCGGTGGAACACTCAGGCGGCGAACTAGACCCGGTAACCAGTGAACTCATTACCGCAGCAAAAGTTTTCGGTGCTGTTTCCGCAGTGGTTGTAGGAACCCCAGGCACAGCCGCTGCGTTAGTGCCAGCACTGACCGAATTAGGTGCTGACCAAATCGTTGCAGCAGAAAGCGATACCGTAGCAAGCCGCGTGGTTCTGCCAATCGTGGATGCCCTTACTTTGCTTGCATCGACTAATCCCGCACCGATTATTCTTGCAGCCCACGCCACAGGCAATGAAATTGCTGGACGCCTTGCAGCTCGACTCTCAAGCGGAGTGTTATGCAATGTTGTGGACATTCACGCTGACCGTACCGCTACGATGTCTATCTTTGGTGATGAAATAACTGTTCTAACTGCAGTGGGTGGTGCCAGCCCAATCTATACATTGCGTCCTGGTGCCAAAGAAGCAAACCCACAACCAGCAGCTGGCCAACTCGTATCACTCGAACTTCCCGCTACAACTACAAAGGATGTAACTGTTACATCTTTTGTTCCTGCAGTACAGAGCGATCGCCCAGAATTGACCCAAGCAAAGATTGTGATTGCTGGTGGCCGCGGAATTGGTTCTGCGGAAGGCTTCCAAACAATTGCAGAGCCATTAGCTGATGCGCTTGGCGGTGCCGTTGGCGCTACTCGCGATGCCGTGGATAATGGTTACTACCCGGGTGCCTACCAGATTGGGCAGACCGGTGTAACAGTATCCCCGGACCTTTATATTGGTTTGGGAATTTCTGGGGCTATTCAGCATAAATCTGGAATGCAAACCTCGAAAACCATTATTGCGATTAATAATGATGAGGATGCACCTATTTTCGAAATCGCTGATCTTGGTGTAGTAGGTGATCTCCATGAGATCGTCCCACAAGTAGTTGAGGAATTAAAACGTCGATGA
- a CDS encoding THUMP-like domain-containing protein, with the protein MSYSPQEVRFLAAHQDEIAAIDLPLDATSLISDTAQLRAEFGEYSRAVAELIQARRSAAAKLPHTWLMCRDSAQQATPLTVARVRADRLRSFPEIGCVLDVTCSIGTEGLAMTEAGIGYFGADIDYSRLLMARHNVPQGRYARIDALAPAITAVDVIVADPARRQGGRRITNPEQLIPPLSKLLNTWSQHQIAVKCAPGLDFSEWDGLVSVVSVDGGVKEACLYSASLGRGRRREAIVVRAGNSDVIDDSFASNIGAGEPGTFLIDPDGAIVRAGLVRHFAQREGLWMLDERIAYLTGNRIPQGYSGFRILEQVPLKRLKQRLRSYACGSVEILVRGLDIDPDVLRRQWKLQGERAMAVVCTRIGSRGIGFICEPRERG; encoded by the coding sequence GTGAGTTATAGCCCACAAGAAGTCCGTTTTCTTGCCGCGCATCAGGACGAGATTGCAGCGATTGATTTGCCTTTGGATGCGACGTCATTAATTTCTGATACTGCACAACTTCGCGCAGAGTTTGGTGAGTATTCCCGTGCGGTCGCAGAGTTAATACAGGCTCGTCGAAGTGCGGCGGCAAAGCTTCCACATACATGGTTAATGTGCCGTGATTCGGCGCAACAGGCGACCCCATTGACAGTCGCGCGGGTTCGAGCGGATCGGTTGCGGAGTTTTCCGGAAATTGGATGTGTGCTTGATGTTACATGTTCGATCGGTACCGAAGGTTTAGCGATGACAGAAGCCGGTATAGGGTATTTCGGCGCTGATATTGATTACAGCCGTTTGCTTATGGCTCGCCATAATGTCCCACAAGGACGGTATGCGCGTATCGACGCCCTGGCTCCCGCAATCACCGCCGTTGATGTTATTGTTGCCGACCCTGCGCGCCGACAAGGTGGTCGAAGAATCACCAATCCGGAGCAACTTATTCCGCCACTTTCAAAGCTTCTTAATACATGGTCACAACACCAAATTGCAGTGAAATGTGCACCTGGTTTGGATTTTTCCGAGTGGGATGGGCTTGTAAGCGTTGTTAGTGTTGATGGTGGGGTGAAGGAAGCCTGCCTTTATAGTGCGAGCCTGGGGCGAGGGAGGCGTCGAGAAGCGATAGTGGTGCGGGCTGGAAACAGTGATGTTATCGACGATTCTTTCGCCTCCAATATTGGCGCAGGAGAGCCAGGAACTTTTCTTATTGACCCAGATGGTGCCATCGTTAGAGCCGGATTGGTACGGCATTTTGCGCAGCGTGAGGGGCTATGGATGCTTGATGAGCGCATTGCCTACCTGACTGGCAATCGTATTCCGCAAGGCTATTCTGGGTTCCGAATACTTGAGCAGGTACCGCTAAAACGTTTGAAACAGCGATTGCGCTCCTATGCTTGTGGCAGTGTGGAAATTTTGGTTCGAGGGCTAGACATTGATCCTGATGTTTTGCGACGCCAATGGAAACTCCAAGGGGAGCGCGCAATGGCGGTAGTGTGTACTCGTATTGGTAGTCGAGGTATCGGTTTTATTTGCGAACCTCGCGAACGTGGGTAA
- the ligA gene encoding NAD-dependent DNA ligase LigA yields the protein MTAIPSDLRRQWDDLAKQIRRHNDLYYNHEPIISNEEFDALFQQLKDLEAAHPELAVPDSPTMEVGAPPAASSSFANVEHLERMLSLDNVFDDAELSEWIARTPATHYITELKIDGLSLDLVYQNGKLTRAATRGDGRVGEDVTENARVITGLPHNLKENSQYPVPALLEVRGEVYISIEDFGDVNARRIEEGGKPFANPRNAAAGSLRQKNVEDVRKRKLRIICHGIGASEGFSPESLSEAYKALKAWGLPVSDAVKVVTTAKEIKKQVAYWETNRHAPEHEMDGLVIKVDYLSEQRALGATSRAPRWAIAYKYPPEEVTTKLLDIRVQVGRTGRVTPQAVMEPVFLAGSTVAMATLHNPTEVKRKGVLIGDTVVIRKAGEIIPEVLGPVVELRDGTEREYIFPELCPECGTKLAPAKEGDVDWRCSNTQSCPGQLKRRIAHLAGRGAFDIEALGEKGAADLIESGILTDESELFQLDETALLKSNVYTTKAGKVNANGKKFLKNLEASKTVELWRVLVGLSIRHVGRDASQALTQRYNSLDAMRAATVEELAETDGVGSIIAQSFKDWFEIDWHRNIVDQWAAAGVRMVDDEKEAIEQTLAGKTIVVTGSLEGFTRDSAKEAIVARGGKASGSVSKKTDYVVAGEKAGSKETKARELGLTILDEVGFIKLLETGEV from the coding sequence ATGACTGCTATACCGTCCGACCTTCGCCGCCAATGGGATGACCTTGCCAAGCAAATCCGCCGCCACAATGATCTTTATTATAACCATGAGCCTATTATTTCCAACGAAGAATTTGATGCACTGTTTCAGCAGCTCAAAGACTTAGAAGCAGCTCACCCGGAATTAGCAGTCCCGGATAGCCCAACCATGGAAGTTGGCGCGCCTCCCGCGGCGTCGTCAAGCTTTGCAAATGTTGAACACCTTGAGCGAATGCTTAGCCTCGACAATGTTTTTGATGATGCTGAGCTTTCGGAATGGATTGCCCGCACACCCGCGACACACTATATAACCGAACTGAAAATCGATGGTCTTTCCCTCGACCTGGTGTATCAAAATGGCAAACTCACACGTGCCGCAACGCGTGGCGACGGCCGCGTTGGTGAAGATGTCACCGAAAACGCACGGGTTATCACAGGGCTGCCGCATAACCTTAAAGAAAATTCCCAATACCCGGTTCCGGCACTACTTGAGGTCCGCGGTGAAGTATATATTTCAATAGAAGATTTTGGCGATGTAAATGCTCGCCGCATCGAAGAAGGGGGCAAACCATTTGCAAACCCTCGAAATGCGGCCGCAGGATCATTACGCCAAAAAAACGTTGAAGACGTTCGCAAACGGAAACTCCGCATAATCTGCCATGGCATTGGCGCATCCGAAGGTTTTTCACCTGAAAGCCTGTCTGAAGCATATAAAGCCCTTAAAGCTTGGGGGCTTCCAGTATCTGATGCCGTAAAAGTAGTGACCACTGCAAAAGAAATCAAAAAACAGGTTGCATACTGGGAAACTAACCGACATGCCCCCGAACATGAAATGGATGGCTTGGTTATTAAGGTCGATTACCTGTCCGAACAACGCGCACTCGGAGCCACCTCACGAGCACCACGTTGGGCAATCGCCTACAAATACCCGCCAGAAGAAGTAACCACCAAACTTCTAGACATTCGAGTCCAAGTAGGTCGCACCGGACGCGTTACCCCGCAGGCTGTTATGGAACCCGTGTTCCTCGCCGGATCAACCGTCGCAATGGCCACACTCCACAACCCCACCGAGGTGAAACGCAAAGGCGTACTCATTGGCGATACCGTAGTGATCCGCAAAGCTGGCGAAATCATCCCAGAAGTCCTCGGCCCAGTAGTGGAACTCCGGGACGGAACCGAACGTGAATATATATTCCCCGAACTATGTCCAGAATGTGGTACAAAACTCGCCCCGGCCAAAGAAGGTGATGTTGACTGGCGATGCAGCAATACCCAATCCTGTCCTGGGCAACTCAAACGACGCATCGCACACCTTGCAGGGCGCGGCGCCTTTGATATCGAAGCCCTCGGTGAAAAAGGAGCCGCCGACCTCATCGAATCCGGGATCCTCACGGATGAATCCGAACTATTCCAACTCGATGAAACAGCTTTACTGAAATCCAATGTGTATACAACAAAGGCCGGCAAAGTAAATGCAAACGGTAAAAAGTTCCTGAAAAACTTGGAAGCTTCAAAAACCGTAGAACTTTGGCGTGTGCTTGTTGGGTTATCTATCCGACATGTAGGCCGCGACGCCTCCCAAGCGCTCACTCAACGATACAACTCGCTCGACGCCATGCGTGCTGCAACTGTTGAAGAACTCGCCGAAACCGACGGAGTAGGCAGCATTATTGCCCAATCATTCAAAGATTGGTTTGAAATTGATTGGCACCGCAATATCGTTGACCAATGGGCTGCAGCAGGCGTCCGAATGGTCGACGACGAAAAGGAAGCAATAGAACAAACACTCGCGGGAAAAACGATAGTGGTAACCGGATCTCTGGAAGGCTTTACCCGCGATTCTGCAAAAGAAGCAATTGTAGCCCGTGGTGGCAAAGCCTCTGGTTCCGTATCTAAAAAGACCGACTATGTAGTGGCTGGAGAAAAAGCTGGCTCGAAGGAAACAAAAGCCCGAGAACTCGGACTCACTATTCTCGACGAAGTCGGATTTATAAAACTCCTAGAAACCGGCGAGGTTTAA
- a CDS encoding 3'-5' exonuclease has protein sequence MANFDTSAMLSFDLETTSANPKEARIVTSAMVRIQGRNVEPQELLADPGVEIPEEATKVHGITTEYARTHGKPHQEVLEETIRQIQRGWDDGLTLIVFNAAYDLSVLRSLTGDFLVTGPVYDPFVIDRQKDPYRKGSRTLGALAEFYGVRLDNAHEATSDALAAARIAWKQIKLWPDLAKLELDELMERQSVWYYERQASFQRYLQGQGKDPSTVNTAWPMMS, from the coding sequence ATGGCGAACTTTGATACTTCCGCAATGCTCAGCTTCGATCTGGAAACTACTTCGGCGAATCCGAAAGAAGCCCGTATTGTCACCTCTGCAATGGTCCGAATTCAAGGTCGGAATGTGGAACCACAAGAACTTTTAGCCGATCCTGGGGTTGAAATCCCCGAAGAAGCCACAAAAGTACATGGAATTACCACCGAATATGCCCGTACACACGGTAAACCGCATCAGGAAGTATTAGAAGAAACTATTCGGCAAATCCAACGTGGTTGGGATGATGGATTGACCTTAATCGTCTTTAATGCGGCATATGATCTTTCGGTGCTTCGCAGCCTAACTGGTGATTTTCTAGTCACTGGGCCGGTCTATGATCCTTTTGTTATTGACCGGCAAAAGGACCCATACCGGAAAGGATCCCGAACCCTCGGCGCCCTCGCTGAATTCTATGGGGTGCGTTTAGATAATGCCCATGAGGCTACATCGGATGCGCTGGCTGCCGCCAGAATCGCCTGGAAACAAATTAAGCTCTGGCCCGATTTGGCCAAACTGGAACTCGATGAACTTATGGAGCGGCAATCAGTTTGGTACTACGAGCGCCAAGCGAGTTTCCAGCGGTATTTGCAAGGGCAGGGAAAAGATCCCAGCACCGTCAATACCGCGTGGCCAATGATGAGTTAA